A region of the Peromyscus leucopus breed LL Stock chromosome X, UCI_PerLeu_2.1, whole genome shotgun sequence genome:
tcccaaagatgtggtgtggggcgggtggttttttggtgtttttaatgggttttgggtctgggataatattcattgtttaggggggttggttacaagttgttgtcaagagTTAGGagaaaggctaagcaaaggagattagatgtaaggttcttgtttaaaaaaaaagaaaggaaggaagaaagaaagaaaagaaaaagacaattactagttttaaatactttacattggattggattgttttacattgtatacaaatatgaaattgatattgttacaaaatgctatatgtatatttctaattttatttataccattcattttacaatgtaatgcaattttctgatccttgaatgttattattaccaactattatgatataaagaaatgaaagttagtagttagacattacaatagaacttgtagttatattatttatgttttaaaaattgaacagatatattttagacaggtcatcttcaaacccttcagagatctacagaatatggcatttaaaatgttttaataacttagaaaatttttcatttttgagacatgtcggctcctggcagtaccaatccacttcagagaaaatatgggcattgaagaaactgcatatagagttaactttcattgtggcaaaagttagccactggacaacaaaatatcctcgaatcaacaggacaaaatggacagacagaacacaaaacaaaggactactgattgttgccaaaacaagtgtggttatggcttaacaaaaggcatcttctgaggccaggaaaatatggccccatccctgaagtggccttcgcaatccagagaaggtacagtgcccttttcttcaaaggcagctgaacaggcagtgggccgatggctcctgttgtgcaatggaacagcagctgaaagcttatgcctctcaatagtagatgGTCATTTAATAGagtgatgtggagaagaaggtgatgctgagatgaagctatatatacacagccaagaagaatggacagctgaattcaaaaactgtcaacaatttccagaattttaaatcctgaatcatgacatgacactagtggaattcaggtgtttctggtacatggactgctctcacccaatatgaggttgaactgtttaccttgtatacatcctacttcacaaatgagtctgtcagatacgctaagcctataggctgaagatgatgccacAATACTGTGGAGAAACCtaaggtgactgcccaggcagctggctgtttctgtcaactcacaaattttttggaagttgcttgcatatacttcctgtttttacttttgttagctaatattatttccttcttgggtctctgagggagttgaagattagttagttatagttgaagattaggtagttatagttgaagattagttagttgtAGTCGAAGaataattaggatagaaagtgaatcagatacattttggacttaccaaaatagaatagataatggaattattttctctgatttgtcaaatacaaatggactagatattgtttaggaatttattacttgtatatattgtatatagttattgtacttttgtatatagtttttcttatgttagttataaccttttgcttttttctttttattaaaatagaaaaggggaaatgtggtggtattctaattgtactgaaatgtgattttgattatatgttaataagtaaagttgcctggatgtcagagctattagagccatagcaagagtgtggcgctggtggcacatacatttaatcccagcacttggtagaagagctaggtagatctctgtgtgttcagggatacagccagcattggagacatatgcctttaagactagggaggctgtacatacagacagtgatgaggcagtcctgtgtttgtgtttacaaccaatgaggaagcagaacaaaagactatgaaaaggcatacacacaggaaataggtctctttcagagaggtaagaccactgcaggaggaagggtgagattttagctctgagctctgacctctcggctttctcttttacattggttctgtgtttcttatttaataagacagttattTACATCTACATttcttgtttgaaaagaaaaaagaaaaaagaggatatagataagaggtagataattgaatctactctgaaaaaaaaagatatagaaatgatagaataaggggtagatttttgaatctactctgaaaacaaaaaagagaggatacagatatgatatagataaaaaggtatatcattgaatatacttttaaaaggcaactactttttttaaatattttacattagattggatttttatatattgtatacaaattatgtatattgatacaaatttgagactgattttgttagaaaatactgcacatatatttctaatcttgttcaagatatttttatttatatacttcatttatcaatgtaatgcaatttgttaatccttgaaagttattgttTCCAATTATTAGGATAtatagaaatgaaagttagtagtcattacaattgaacttgtagttaTGTTTTCAATATCAAGcagagacatattttagatagacagatcatcttcaaacccttcagacatctatagaatatgacatttaagatgttttaataatggatttttttcttttttatgactatgagacatatttgctcctggcagcaccaatctacttcagaaaagatatgggcattgaagaacctccacttggagttaactttcactgtggcaaaagttagccactctGCAAGAAAGTCCCCttgcattgactgctgacagtatgatgtCAAAaatggacaagtaggacacacacacacacacacacacacacacacacacacacacaccaccgccaccaccaccaccaccaccaccaccaacaacaacaacaacaaaaagggggGACTGCTGATCCTttccaagacaagtgtggttacagctttggcaacaggcatactctgaggccaggacaatatagcATCCTCACCAAAGTGGCTTTGCAGTCTGGAAgaggtacagtgccccttccttTGAAGGCAGTTGAACAGGCAGTGGGGCAATGGCTCCTGGTGTGCAGTGAAACAGTAGCTGGAACAATTAGGCTGACAGAGTATGGCCTCTcagtggtagactggcatttaggGAAGGATATGAAGCCACCCACatgctgagaagaatgggatgccaagatgaagccacccacaagccgagATGAatgggaagccaaattccaaaactatcagcagtttccataatttaaaatcctgaatcatgacagaacatttgtggaattcaagtttatctggtacatggaatactcacactGAATGTGAGGACAAGCTGTAGGCCTTGCATACATcttgcttcacaaatgagtctgtcagatttgctaagcctgtaggctgaagatgatgctgtAGTGTTGCCGAGAAACCTAGGGTGATTGTCCAAGAAGCTGgatgtttctgtcataactcacatttttggaagtcacttgtttgcaattcctgttttactaggtaatgttatttcctttttaggtctctgaggaagttggAGATTAGATCattgtagttacagtttttcttgttttgaaattcagaaaagaaactcactaagaggtgttaagtgtataagtttgaaagatattctaagatagttttctgttggtaatacaagataggatagaaagtgaattaggtacactttggactcaccaaaataggatagataatggaatattttctctgaatttgacaagtgcaaatgaactagacattgttgatacatttattgcttgtatatattctATAAGTTATtgcacttattgtatatagtttttcttatattagttaaaactgttttattttttattatacaaaaaaggcaaaatgtggtgatatttgtgctgaaatgtggtgatatttcatctgtgctttaataaataaagcttgcctggaaatcagagcaATAagaacagccattataagtaaacaaagaagtcaggcaatggtagcacatgccttaatcctatcatttggcaggcaggaatctgtctggatgtctgtgagttcaatggaaggccacactggaaacagccaggtgtgatagcacatgccttaaattccaacactagttaaggatggaggtctggaggtctgtatagacagatgggaagtgacagagctgggcaggaagaggaagtgatgtagctggacagagagagagagtaaatcagatggcagaacagcaaggaatataggcatgggtagacaggaggaaacttgcatttggaagctgcagaattggtgaggtaaggttagctgtggatttccctatttccctgatctctctcaggctttcacccctatatctggctctgtgttttctatttcataagaacatttagaaatttatctacacCATGAAGTGGTGATAGAAGAGACAGTTACCAACCTATAAACTTGAGCTGATAATTAAGATATTGAGCTCTTCTCCAGTGACATTCTTCATGTTGTATACCTTACAACAAATGTGACCAAGAAACCATCAGTCTTGCTGATAATCCCAAGAAAACATGCAGGTGATTTATGGATGGAATtcttgcttgttttcttcttctaataAAGTGAAATTACCCCTGATGTGTTTCTGATCACATTCTCACTATGGCTTATCATTATTTCAAACAATTCCCTCATTACAGGCTACAGCTCACACTGTCATCAAATGGCTGTCTGGCACACCAGATCTATGTTGTGggtgccatgggccctggcccccgactgtgagtggctgcggccttgcttgctgaccttgatcagatgtcctccctattcagattccctgtcggtatccacccttctgaatgcttaagggaagttccttgtttgtgtatcctgcattttgggcgttaccTACTTAGAttcaagaatatagaacattgggtctggaatgtagaccattgatagcgaacttctgccctccgggggttcctccatttgtgctgtaagcctgtatttaaggtttcttccctctttcaataaacggcattcggcattcagccatggcgaatgactcgctgtctcttgtctctatttttaatccgcagccctttgctcagacatggtgaacgggtatcggtaatgcgggcgttactgctacaaatggaggttcctaccgagatctgagaaagaaggaccagctgacggacactcttggaaggccggtcggcattttaaaggtaagagtgtattgaaatgggtgcaattacctcacagtcagttaattggactgttgaagcaggaaggcaccaaagttaagaaagggcaagacagctaaagattttaaatgaaaaaggaaatcttcccaatagagaagaggggaggaaaggaaatttcccgttagaaaagggagaaaaaattttaatcaagaaaaaaagaattttcccggtaaaaaggggaaaaatttttgaaactaggcctaaagattggggccttgtagaggaaggatgaaggaaagagagaagcctcttcccagtggtaatggaaaatgtaaagactttttccaactgtagagttttcaggatagctgaaaactcttgaattttttcttcctgccagtgcagagcagcagcatctgaattacaaagaatcgacaggtaggcctcattgctgctggctgaacagcaagcgagcccagagcttaaagttttgctgtctgtgtgcttaattttggttcaaatgttttttatttttccctcagagtgggaataattcaatatttaggatcccttcgtgggaaatgttttttctgttttcccttatggtgggaataactcgttattaggtagtcccttcatgggagtaggaaatttaaatgtgagtttgtgtgtgcgggcCGCGCCCAGTGGCTGTGGAGGACAAAGGCAAAGGCGTGCACGAGATAGCCCGAAGCAGCGGGCAGACAGGTACACaccagtgggaggcagagccgtgatggagtgcagcccaggcaggtgctggcaataGAGCCCGAGCAGTGGGCAGAGCAAAGCTAACCTGCAGCCTCAGTTCTCGCCTCAGCGAGCtgaggccgggaagggactagcactaaaattttaaaccgggcctaacttctggtgaaaaatggttttggtcaggacattgaatgctaagtcaatgctgtgtgaataaaggatgttctgttcttttgattgtcttgataaatgtttggatgaacaagccatccagatagttaaatcatgccctatttgtgtggaatttttacctgttcctcatttgggagttaatcctcgaggacttttacctaatcatgtgtggcagatggacgtcacacacgtgccttcctttggaaaattacaatatgtccatgtgtctattgatacatattcttctctaatttttgcttctgtccattcaggggaaaaggttaaggatgtaaagaatcattgtctttatgcttttgcttacatgggagtgccaaaatgcataaagactgataatggtcccgcctacagtagtacaggattttcaaaattctaccaagatttttctattgttaataagactggtattccttataatcctcaagggcaggctatagtagaacgctgccatcgtaccttaaaaacttatattgctaaagtaaaaagggaggagctaggggctcatctctcctctccacattctattctttcccttgttttatatattttaacttttttattggtggattctgctggagtatccgctgcagataagcactggagggctcctactgcaaatcatcctctggtgtgatggaaagatctttctactggcacttggaggggacccgatccggtgttggtgtgggcccggggatctgtttgtgtctttccacaggacaatgaagttcctctttgggttcctgaacgctgtgtgcgccatgtggctgctgctgaatcccaacatggcagagacctattgggacATCCTTGTTGTACCCCAGGCACTGGGCATGGAGGTGACCATGGTACCTGGCAAAGGACCCACATTCCCAGAGCCATTAAGAGAAGAGCGGGACCTAGAGCGTCTACAGGATCCAGCGACAGTGGCCTCAGAGCTGGACTATGTTCCAAGCCATCACTCTTACTCGACAACAGCTGGTTGGACATGTGCCGTTAATTGGCTTTGCTGGTGCTCCGTGGACCCTGATGACATACATGATTGAGGGTGGCAATTCAAGCACCATGGCTCAGGCCAAGCGATGGCTCTACCAAAGACCACAGGCCAGCCACAAGCTGCTTGGCATACTCACGGATGCTCTGGTCTCATATCTAATAGGACAGGTGGCTGCTGGTGCTCAGGCATCGCAGCTCTTTGAGTCCCACACAGGACACCTCGGCCCGGAGCTCTTCGGCAAGTTTGCACTGCCCTACATATGGGATGTGGCCAAGCGGGTGAAGGCTGGGCTGCAGAAGGAAGGTCTGGCGCCAGTGCCCATGATCATCTTTGCTAAGGATGGGCATTTTGCCCTGGAAGAGCTGGCCCAGGCTGGCTATGAGGTAGTTGGGCTTGACTGGACAGTGGCACCAAAGAAAGCCCGGGAGCACGTGGGGAAGACGGTGACCTTGCAGGGGAACCTGGATCCCTGTGCCTTGTATGCATCTGAGGAAGAGATTGGTCAACTAGTGCAGCACATGCTGGATGAATTTGGGCCACAACGCTATATTGCCAACCTAGGGCACGGACTTTACCCTGACATGGACCCAGAACATGTAGGAGCCTTTGTGGATGCTGTACACAAACATTCACGTCTGCTTCGACAGAATTAAGTATATGCCTTCCCCTCAAGTACCACCAACACAGGTTGTTTCCAGAAGAATAAACTTCCAGAGTTGGagtgtaacaaaaaaaaatatattccatCTACATTTTGCATCTGGAGTTTTCTTATTCTCTTACTTCTggaaatcttactcttactccatggtttgttgtgtagctgggtagcttggccctgatatcctcctccttctcttgctccttgatcATCTTTTCTCCCTtactccaagatttctccttctatttatcctctctgccagCTAGCccttcctatttctctctcttgcctcactattggctgttcaattctttattagaccatcaagtgttttagaaaggcatagtaacacagcttcacagaattaaatgaatgcaatataaacaaaagtaacacacattaaaataatattcttttctttgtatttaatttttttttcattttatataacaaccactgttctccctccctcccatttgtagatgtaaccaactgtcttgttaaataataaacacagaaccaatgcaaagaagaaagccaagagatcagagctaagagctttacccttcctgctgcagctagctcTTCCGCCAAGAGACCTctttgaaagagagctacttcctgtctgtttgaccttatatagactttctcttctgccttctcattggctgtaaacccaaccacatgactgcctcgtcactgcctgtctgtaaagacttccaggtcttctatggtattgagattaaaggcgtgcgtcaccaccaccattctcttgctatggctctaatagctctgaccccaactttatttattaccatacaattaacattttagtacaaaataaaatatcaccatatttccccttttctattttaataaaaaggaaaaaagaaaaaggttataactaacaaaagaaaaaactatattcagaagtacaataactatatacaatatatacaagtaataaatacctaaacaatgtctagtccatttgtatttgacaaattcagagaaaataattccattatctatcctattttgggaagtacaaaatgtatctaattgactttctatcctaattaatcttcaactataactaccttgtcttcaactccctcagggacccaagaaggaaataatattagctaacaaaaataaaaacaggaagtgcatgcaagcaactttcaaaaaatttGTGAGCTGCTGAGAtacctctgcagtgctggggcatcatcttcagtctataggcttagcatatctgaaagACACGTTTgtaaagtaggatgtacacaaagtCAACAGTTGAACcacacatttggtgagagcagtccatgtaccagatacacctgaattccaccagtgtcatgtcatgattcagaattttaaattctggaaattgttgacagttttttaattcagctgtccattcttcttggctatgtgtgtgtgtggcttcatctcagcatcctcttcttctccatatccttctactaaatgccagtctactactgagaggtgtgagcttagt
Encoded here:
- the LOC114687495 gene encoding LOW QUALITY PROTEIN: uroporphyrinogen decarboxylase-like (The sequence of the model RefSeq protein was modified relative to this genomic sequence to represent the inferred CDS: inserted 2 bases in 1 codon); protein product: MAETYWDILVVPQALGMEVTMVPGKGPTFPEPLREERDLERLQDPATVASELDYXFQAITLTRQQLVGHVPLIGFAGAPWTLMTYMIEGGNSSTMAQAKRWLYQRPQASHKLLGILTDALVSYLIGQVAAGAQASQLFESHTGHLGPELFGKFALPYIWDVAKRVKAGLQKEGLAPVPMIIFAKDGHFALEELAQAGYEVVGLDWTVAPKKAREHVGKTVTLQGNLDPCALYASEEEIGQLVQHMLDEFGPQRYIANLGHGLYPDMDPEHVGAFVDAVHKHSRLLRQN